The Syngnathus typhle isolate RoL2023-S1 ecotype Sweden linkage group LG3, RoL_Styp_1.0, whole genome shotgun sequence genome window below encodes:
- the ldb1b gene encoding LIM domain-binding protein 1b: MGDKTAMSQLETEGGCSSKSFKLYSPKEPPNGSTFPPFHPGTMLDRDVGPTPMYPPTYLEPGIGRHTPYGNQTDYRIFELNKRLQNWTEECDNLWWDAFTTEFFEDDAMLTITFCLEDGPKRYTIGRTLIPRYFRSIFEGGATELYYVLKHPKESFHNNFVSLDCDQCTMVSQNGKPMFTQVCVEGRLYLEFMFDDMMRIKTWHFSIRQHRELIPRSILAMHAQDPQMLDQLSKNITRCGLSNSTLNYLRLCVILEPMQELMSRHKTYSLSPRDCLKTCLFQKWQRMVAPPAEPSRQAPNKRRKRKMSGGSTISGGGGTNSNNNKKKSPGSGFPLSSQVPDVMVVGEPTLMGGEFGDEDERLITRLENTQFDAANGIDDEDSFNNSPALGSNSPWNNKAPSSQESKSDNPTSQASQ; the protein is encoded by the exons ATGGGTGACAAAACGGCCATGTCACAGCTAGAAACTGAGGGAG GCTGTTCCTCCAAGTCGTTCAAGCTGTACTCCCCCAAGGAGCCCCCCAACGGTAGCACTTTCCCCCCCTTCCATCCCGGTACCATGTTGGACAGAGACGTGGG TCCAACCCCAATGTATCCTCCCACATACCTGGAGCCAGGCATAGG GAGGCACACGCCATATGGCAACCAGACAGACTACAGAATATTTGAGTTAAACAAACGGCTACAGAACTGGACAGAG GAGTGCGACAACCTATGGTGGGATGCATTTACTACAGAGTTTTTTGAAGATGATGCCATGTTGACCATTACCTTCTGTCTTGAAGATGGGCCAAAGCGTTACA CAATTGGTCGGACGTTGATTCCAAGGTACTTTCGGAGTATATTTGAAGGTGGCGCGACTGAGCTCTACTATGTCCTGAAACACCCCAAGGAGTCGTTTCACAACAACTTTGTTTCACTTGACTGTGATCAGTGCACCATGGTCTCCCAAAATGGAAAACCAATGTTCACACAG GTGTGCGTGGAGGGCCGCTTATACTTGGAGTTCATGTTTGACGACATGATGAGGATAAAAACGTGGCACTTTAGCATCCGACAACACCGTGAACTCATCCCTCGCAGTATACTTGCCATGCAT GCCCAGGACCCACAGATGCTGGACCAGCTGTCCAAAAATATTACAAGATGTGGCCTGTCAAACTCGACTCTAAACTACCTCCGA CTGTGTGTGATACTGGAGCCCATGCAGGAGCTGATGTCCAGACACAAGACGTACAGCCTCAGCCCCAGAGACTGCCTCAAGACCTGCCTCTTCCAGAAATGGCAAAGAATGGTGGCACCTCCAG CCGAGCCATCAAGACAGGCCCCAAACAAACGGCGGAAGCGTAAGATGTCGGGTGGCAGCACCAtcagcggaggaggaggaactaATAGCAACAATAACAAGAAGAAGAGTCCGGGCAGTGGCTTCCCTCTGTCTAGCCAGGTTCCA GATGTGATGGTGGTGGGAGAGCCCACACTGATGGGAGGGGAGTTTGGCGACGAGGACGAGCGTTTGATCACGCGGCTGGAGAACACCCAATTCGATGCAGCCAACGGCATTGACGACGAGGACAGCTTCAACAACTCCCCGGCTCTGGGATCCAACTCGCCCTGGAACAACAAGGCGCCCTCCAGCCAGGAGAGCAAGAGCGACAACCCCACCTCACAGGCATCGCAATAG